A genome region from Primulina eburnea isolate SZY01 chromosome 9, ASM2296580v1, whole genome shotgun sequence includes the following:
- the LOC140840628 gene encoding uncharacterized protein: MGACASRSKVLKVEAVDAPEPQKEETVAATEVPEVATIKEDAANSEEEKKEDSEAAKEEATSQPEAVETEESKAEPSEEKPAAVTPPAEAEAADKEEKKAEVVA; this comes from the exons ATGGGTGCCTGCGCCAGTAGATCAAAGGTCTTGAAGGTCGAGGCCGTCGACGCCCCCGAACCGCAGAAGGAGGAAACAGTCGCCGCCACCGAAGTACCGGAGGTTGCCACCATTAAAGAGGACGCGGCCAACTCGGAGGAGGAGAAGAAAGAAGAT AGTGAAGCAGCGAAAGAGGAGGCGACCTCCCAACCCGAAGCAGTAGAGACGGAGGAATCGAAGGCTGAGCCGTCGGAGGAGAAGCCCGCCGCCGTTACACCACCAGCTGAGGCTGAGGCAGCCGATAAGGAGGAGAAGAAAGCTGAAGTGGTGGCATAA
- the LOC140840942 gene encoding cytochrome b-c1 complex subunit 6-1, mitochondrial-like, with amino-acid sequence LFKNTVIPYLFVQYFYPNHWRPLLHAPPSTPLPLIFRLLCFRVYIPTLYDEPVDQKRELEDRCKAPCTRPLKEYQVCAKRIQGDESGHKHCTGQYFDYWRCIDNCAATKLFSHLK; translated from the exons ttatttaaaaacacTGTAATTCCATATTTGTTCGTTCAATATTTTTATCCCAACCATTGGCGTCCTCTGCTCCACGCACCTCCGTCAACTCCGCTGCCTCTCATTTTCCG GTTGCTTTGCTTTAGAGTTTACATTCCTACGCTAT ATGATGAGCCTGTAGATCAAAAGAGGGAACTTGAAGACCGGTGCAAGGCACCATGTACTAGGCCACTAAAAGAATATCAG GTATGTGCTAAAAGAATTCAAGGTGATGAATCAGGGCACAAGCACTGTACTGGACAATACTTTGATTATTGGCGCTGTATCGATAATTGC GCTGCAACCAAGCTATTTTCGCATCTTAAATAA